A single window of Paenibacillus sp. SYP-B4298 DNA harbors:
- a CDS encoding aldo/keto reductase — protein MNYRLLGRSGLAVSELCLGTMTFGGATSEADSIQMMHRFFDQGGNFLDTADVYVNGRSEEIVGKAIQGRRAEVIVASKVRMKVSDDINGAGVSRKHILDGIDASLRRLNTDYIDLYQMHVWDHATPIEETLRTLDDLVSSGKVRYIGCSNYFAWQLMKSLACSDANRYIRFVSIQPQYSLVSREMDREMMSLCLEENVGVIPWAPLGGGFLTGRYSRVEPDSGRLTAKAGESSWMYRATDKNFVILDTVLQAAAELGVTPAQISLNWLLQRRGITSPIFGASTLEQFEDNMGATGWTMPQDIWSRLDEASSLPSEYPNRFIEKFKRPL, from the coding sequence ATGAATTATCGTTTGCTTGGAAGAAGTGGGCTAGCGGTATCCGAGCTATGCTTAGGTACGATGACATTCGGCGGGGCGACATCTGAGGCCGACTCTATACAAATGATGCATCGTTTCTTTGACCAGGGCGGAAATTTTCTGGATACAGCGGATGTGTACGTGAACGGGCGTTCCGAAGAGATTGTCGGCAAGGCGATCCAGGGTCGTCGTGCAGAGGTTATTGTTGCAAGCAAGGTGAGAATGAAGGTAAGCGATGACATTAATGGTGCGGGCGTATCGCGCAAGCATATTTTAGATGGCATAGATGCCAGCCTTCGGCGTTTGAACACAGACTATATTGATTTGTATCAGATGCATGTATGGGATCATGCGACTCCTATTGAGGAGACACTGCGGACATTGGATGATCTGGTTTCCTCCGGCAAGGTGAGGTATATTGGTTGTTCTAATTATTTCGCATGGCAGTTAATGAAATCACTCGCTTGCAGCGATGCGAATCGATACATCCGTTTTGTGTCGATCCAGCCGCAATACAGCCTGGTCAGCCGTGAGATGGATCGGGAGATGATGTCGCTATGTCTGGAGGAGAATGTGGGCGTCATTCCATGGGCGCCGCTTGGCGGGGGATTTCTAACCGGAAGATATAGCCGGGTCGAGCCAGATAGCGGCAGGCTGACAGCCAAGGCCGGGGAGAGCTCCTGGATGTACAGAGCGACCGACAAGAACTTCGTTATTTTGGACACAGTGCTCCAGGCGGCTGCCGAGCTTGGGGTTACACCGGCTCAAATTTCACTCAATTGGCTGCTGCAGCGCAGAGGGATTACCTCTCCAATCTTTGGCGCAAGCACATTGGAGCAGTTCGAAGATAATATGGGGGCCACAGGCTGGACCATGCCGCAGGACATCTGGTCCCGTCTTGACGAGGCGAGTTCGCTGCCTTCTGAATATCCGAACCGCTTTATAGAGAAGTTTAAACGGCCGTTATAG
- a CDS encoding DUF896 domain-containing protein yields MGKLIDRINELSRKNKSVGLTDEEKAEREVLRKQYLEIFRGNFRNQLDSIEWTDEEPPLKH; encoded by the coding sequence ATGGGAAAACTGATTGACCGTATTAATGAATTGTCTAGAAAGAACAAGTCCGTCGGGCTGACTGACGAAGAGAAGGCTGAGCGCGAGGTGCTGAGGAAGCAATATCTGGAGATCTTCCGCGGCAATTTCCGCAACCAGCTCGATTCGATCGAATGGACGGACGAGGAGCCGCCTCTCAAGCATTAA
- a CDS encoding LysM peptidoglycan-binding domain-containing protein, giving the protein MNHSYFYQDMDALRAAARETVSSESKTNTGSAQRIRNGYEADEVSGRRKSVLRVIMVVLLLSIAVSCVMFVQSNASGRSVEPSNNTAIAGLEAHGGQLKQAVEAEYIIAAYGDTIWSIARRFKPVNDDLRQYVYRIQQLNELTHGELQVGQVIRIPD; this is encoded by the coding sequence ATGAATCACTCTTACTTTTATCAGGATATGGATGCACTTCGTGCCGCGGCGCGTGAGACCGTCAGCTCGGAGAGCAAGACGAACACGGGGAGCGCGCAGAGGATAAGGAATGGTTATGAGGCCGATGAGGTCAGCGGAAGAAGAAAGAGTGTCCTCCGTGTTATCATGGTCGTGCTGCTGCTGTCTATTGCTGTGTCCTGTGTAATGTTCGTACAGTCCAATGCTTCGGGGCGAAGCGTGGAACCATCCAATAACACAGCAATTGCGGGTTTAGAGGCACATGGCGGGCAACTGAAGCAAGCTGTAGAGGCGGAGTACATCATTGCTGCTTATGGAGATACAATTTGGAGCATTGCGAGGCGCTTTAAGCCGGTTAACGACGATCTAAGACAATATGTGTACCGGATTCAGCAACTCAATGAACTGACGCATGGAGAGCTTCAAGTCGGACAAGTGATTCGCATACCTGATTAA
- the lexA gene encoding transcriptional repressor LexA, producing MSKLSNRQQTILEFIKNEVREKGYPPSVREIGEAVGLASSSTVHGHLDRLEKKGLIRRDPTKPRAIEILNQNQDEVPFPVHIAKVPVVGRVTAGVPITATENIEEYFPLPSHFVGDNQMFMLSVVGDSMIEAGIHNGDYVIVRQQQTANNGDIVVAMTEEDEATVKTFYKERDHIRLQPENSTMEPLRLKKVTILGRVVGLFRDIH from the coding sequence ATGTCGAAGCTGTCGAACCGTCAACAGACGATATTGGAATTTATTAAGAATGAGGTAAGAGAGAAGGGCTATCCGCCCTCTGTTCGGGAGATCGGGGAGGCTGTTGGTCTGGCATCCAGCTCGACCGTTCACGGCCATCTGGACCGGCTTGAGAAGAAAGGACTGATTCGGCGCGACCCGACCAAGCCGCGTGCAATCGAGATATTGAATCAGAACCAGGATGAGGTTCCATTCCCGGTTCATATCGCCAAGGTACCGGTAGTCGGCCGAGTAACCGCAGGGGTGCCGATTACTGCCACAGAGAATATCGAGGAATACTTCCCTCTTCCTAGCCACTTTGTGGGCGATAACCAAATGTTCATGCTGAGTGTCGTGGGCGACAGCATGATCGAGGCGGGCATTCATAATGGTGATTATGTCATTGTTCGCCAACAGCAGACCGCTAACAATGGTGACATCGTAGTCGCGATGACGGAGGAGGATGAAGCGACCGTCAAGACGTTCTACAAGGAGCGGGATCATATCCGTCTGCAGCCGGAGAATTCCACGATGGAGCCGCTTCGTCTCAAGAAAGTGACGATTCTGGGCCGCGTTGTTGGCCTGTTCCGCGACATTCATTAG
- a CDS encoding YjfB family protein produces MDIAALSSAMSQASLAQAVSMKVANLAKGQAVQQSNDLVKMMQQSAIPGVGGNIDIRI; encoded by the coding sequence ATGGACATCGCAGCACTATCCAGCGCCATGAGTCAGGCCTCGCTAGCCCAGGCAGTAAGCATGAAGGTTGCCAACCTGGCGAAGGGTCAAGCGGTTCAGCAGAGCAATGATCTCGTCAAAATGATGCAGCAAAGCGCGATCCCTGGTGTAGGGGGCAATATAGATATTCGGATTTAA